The following is a genomic window from Verrucosispora sp. WMMD573.
GCGTGGGCCGCCTCCTGGAACGCTGCCGCCGGCCGCACCTCGTCCTCGCTGGCCTGGTGCAGCGGCAATTTCACCGCCCAGCTGCCGTCTGCCGTATCCAGCCGCCAGACGAGCCCCTGCTTGCCGCGCGCCACGGGCCCATCCGACAGGCTTGCCGCTCGGCCAAGCGCGAAGCGACGGGCGATCTCCACCGGATCCACCATGTCACTTCAGCACACCTACCGTAAGAAGGACCAGCAGGCGGGCGTCCGACCGAACTCACTCGCCCGCCTGCCGCCGCCAACGCGCTGGACCGGCCCGGTGTCACGCCCTGCCCGCCCGGCCTGGGCGGATGGCCAAGGCAGCGGCCCGCAAGGCGGCCACGCTCGCGGCGACCGCAGGATGGCCGCCCGCGCCCTGTCGGTAGGCGATCCGGGTACGCCGCCGGATGGTGAGGGGGACGAGAACCACCCCGGTGGGCGGCCGTTCGACCGCCAGTTGGGGTACCAGTCCGACGCCCTGGCCGGCGGCCACCAGGGCGAGCACGGCGGTGAAGTCGTCGGCGTGGTGCCGCACGGTCGGGCGGAAGCCGGCCAACTCACCGGCGTGCAGGGTCACCGCGTGGCAGAGCGTGCCCGGGCTGCCCAAGATCCAGTCCGCGTCGTGTACCGAGCGCATCGGGTCACCGGTGAGATTGTGGTCCTTCCCGACGGCCAGGAACACCGTCTCGTCCAGCAGTGGCACCGAGTCCAGGGCCGGATCCGGCTCGACGGGCACGATGTCGTAGTCGTGCACCAGAGCCACGTCGAGGCGGCGGTCGCGCAGCGCGGCGGGCACCGCGACCGGATCCAGCTCGGCCACCATCAGGTCCAGCGCGGGATGGTCACGGCCGAGCGCGACCAGGGCGGGCAGCAGCAGCGTACGCACGGCACTGGGGTACGCGCCGATGCGTACCGTGCCGGAGAGCCCGCCCCGCGCGGCGGCGAGGGTCGCGTCGGCCGCCTCCAAGACGGCGAGGACGACCTCGGCGTGCCGGACCAGCGCCTCGCCGGTGGGAGTCAGGGTGACCCGCCGGCCGGCCCGCTCCAGCAGCGCGACGCCGGCCTCACGTTGCAGCGCGGCGAGTTGCTGGGAGACGGCGGACGGAGTGTAGGTGTGCGCCTCGGCCACGGCGGCGATGGTGCCCAGGTGGGACAGGTCCCGCAGCAGGCGTAGACGGCGAACGTCAAGCATCAGCTCAGCTTACGTATTCGGTGAGTAATCGGAACTGGTGCTTCATTTTCCGCTGGCGAAGGCTGGCAGCATGACACCTGCCGGGCTCTACGTACCCATGATCACGCCGTTCGACGGGAACGGTGCCGTCGCACTCGACGCGCTGAGCGCTCTCGCCCACGAGGTGCTGAAGGCCGGCGCGGCCGGTCTGGTCGCCCTCGGCACCACCGCCGAGCCGCACGCCCTCAGCGCCGTCGAGCAGCGGGGGGTTCTCGACGCGGTCGCCGCGGCCTGCCGGGAACACCGGGCCGGTCTCCTGGTCGGCGCGCACACCGCGCCGGAGCTGCGGGCACTCGCCGAGCGACCCGAGGCCACAGCGGCGCTCTGCCTGGTCCCGCCGTTTCTCCGCCCCGGGGAAGAGGCGGTACTCGGGCACTACGCCCGGTTGGCCGAGGACTCCCCGGTGCCGCTGATCGCGTACCACATCCCGTACCGCACCGGGCAGCAGCTTGGCGTCGGCACGCTGCGCCGCCTCGCCGGGCTGCCCGGCCTGGTGGGCGTCAAGCACGCGGTCGGCGGCATCGACGCCGACACGATCGCCCTTCTCGCCGACCCGCCGTCCGGCTTCGCGGTGCTGTGCGGCGAGGACGCGTACGTCTCGCCGCTGCTGGCACTCGGCGCGGCCGGCGGGATCCTCGCCTCCGCGCATCTCGCCACCGCCGACTACGCCGACCTGGTCGCCGCCTGGCGGTCCGGCGACGTCGCCCGGGCCCGGCCGCTCGGACACCGGCTCGCCACCCTCTCGGCCGCGCTGTTCGCCGAACCCAACCCCGCCGTGGTCAAGGCGGTGCTGCACGCCCAGGGGCGGATACCGACGCCGCTCGTCCGCCCGCCGCTGCTGCCCGCCACCTCGACGGCCACCGCTTGGGCGCTTACCTGCCTGGCCGGGGTGCCGGACGGACCAACATGAGGGGCATCCGGCGAACTTCGGCGAGAAATTTCCCGGCGGCATGTCGAGAAGTCGGGTCGGGCTCCGTCCCTGCTGCGAACGCGGC
Proteins encoded in this region:
- a CDS encoding LysR family transcriptional regulator — its product is MLDVRRLRLLRDLSHLGTIAAVAEAHTYTPSAVSQQLAALQREAGVALLERAGRRVTLTPTGEALVRHAEVVLAVLEAADATLAAARGGLSGTVRIGAYPSAVRTLLLPALVALGRDHPALDLMVAELDPVAVPAALRDRRLDVALVHDYDIVPVEPDPALDSVPLLDETVFLAVGKDHNLTGDPMRSVHDADWILGSPGTLCHAVTLHAGELAGFRPTVRHHADDFTAVLALVAAGQGVGLVPQLAVERPPTGVVLVPLTIRRRTRIAYRQGAGGHPAVAASVAALRAAALAIRPGRAGRA
- a CDS encoding dihydrodipicolinate synthase family protein, with product MTPAGLYVPMITPFDGNGAVALDALSALAHEVLKAGAAGLVALGTTAEPHALSAVEQRGVLDAVAAACREHRAGLLVGAHTAPELRALAERPEATAALCLVPPFLRPGEEAVLGHYARLAEDSPVPLIAYHIPYRTGQQLGVGTLRRLAGLPGLVGVKHAVGGIDADTIALLADPPSGFAVLCGEDAYVSPLLALGAAGGILASAHLATADYADLVAAWRSGDVARARPLGHRLATLSAALFAEPNPAVVKAVLHAQGRIPTPLVRPPLLPATSTATAWALTCLAGVPDGPT